The following coding sequences are from one Planctomycetota bacterium window:
- a CDS encoding CAP domain-containing protein encodes MRRVRLASLFVAALCAVAAAVEPPSSGTGAPETSRFEALKPKLWSKDRAEREKAYDAYLAAGDEGRKQLVADLLAIRAAAVAACREICLSDDTQKKLLTGYTKLAEARKEALRVIFDTKIYPDADHGRIGQPIVDKAVDAVKAYHPLFTKAFDPLVKRFERIPRAYERVCEIDARLEKLGVKDVEFRPPLEKLMGWSPELLKIVQEQAEYTALCDRVARYNRLIRTTLTSDERKVVDLTNEYRMQLGLKPLAISEPLTQAARKHSQEMERLGYFAHESPTPGRRSPGDRCALEGYHHFRGENCASGGGPEMAFRMWYNSSGHHRNMLGGHNEIGVGQGGPWTEDFGNRPDLDLDNPPRTLPRPAAVPAKEPPPKKK; translated from the coding sequence TCAAGCCGAAGCTCTGGAGCAAGGACCGGGCCGAACGCGAGAAGGCCTACGACGCCTACCTCGCCGCGGGCGACGAGGGGCGCAAGCAGCTCGTGGCCGACCTGCTCGCCATCCGCGCCGCGGCCGTGGCCGCCTGCCGCGAGATCTGCCTCTCCGACGACACCCAGAAGAAGCTCCTCACGGGCTACACCAAGCTCGCCGAGGCCCGCAAGGAGGCCCTGCGCGTGATCTTCGACACGAAGATCTACCCCGACGCCGACCACGGCCGCATCGGCCAGCCGATCGTGGACAAGGCGGTGGACGCGGTGAAGGCGTATCACCCCCTCTTCACCAAGGCCTTCGACCCGCTGGTCAAGCGGTTCGAGCGCATCCCGCGCGCCTACGAGCGTGTGTGCGAGATTGACGCCCGGCTCGAGAAGCTGGGGGTCAAGGACGTCGAGTTCCGCCCCCCGCTCGAGAAGCTGATGGGCTGGAGCCCCGAGCTGCTGAAGATCGTGCAGGAACAGGCGGAGTACACGGCCCTGTGCGACCGCGTGGCCCGCTACAACCGCCTGATCCGCACCACGCTCACGAGCGACGAGCGGAAGGTGGTAGACCTTACGAACGAGTACCGCATGCAGCTCGGCCTCAAGCCCCTGGCCATCAGCGAGCCGCTCACCCAGGCCGCGCGCAAGCACAGCCAGGAGATGGAGCGCCTGGGCTACTTCGCCCACGAGTCGCCCACGCCCGGGCGCCGGTCGCCCGGCGACCGTTGCGCGCTCGAGGGCTACCACCACTTCCGCGGCGAGAACTGCGCCAGCGGCGGCGGGCCCGAAATGGCCTTCCGCATGTGGTACAACAGCTCGGGCCACCACCGCAACATGCTCGGCGGCCACAACGAGATCGGAGTCGGCCAGGGCGGCCCGTGGACCGAGGACTTCGGCAACCGCCCCGACCTCGACCTCGACAACCCGCCCCGCACGCTGCCCAGGCCCGCCGCCGTCCCCGCCAAGGAGCCGCCGCCGAAGAAGAAGTGA